The following coding sequences are from one Paenibacillus sp. JDR-2 window:
- a CDS encoding alpha/beta hydrolase family protein encodes MGKDTLTVQSFTLYSSKGIRLQGEVKILDDGKPHPVIIVSHGFRGYKDWAFWPDVTSRLAEEGFYAVSYNFSRIAAREDGLEEASIAAAATFSQELDDLETVLRAVLNGDLPQAQAADRAKVGLLGHSRAGGSSILTAGEKPEQIAALAVWNGGPPPSRQLPAGETVSLLDLTVQEDWQRNEARFNIREAFTGLQLPALIVQGDLDREPLLEQLRYFQEEAPHQQYVLVQGADHTFNTVHPYGGANAQLQTALQATISFFAEKLK; translated from the coding sequence ATGGGAAAAGATACGCTGACCGTCCAGTCCTTTACGTTGTATTCGAGCAAGGGCATCCGTTTGCAGGGCGAAGTGAAAATCTTGGATGACGGCAAGCCGCATCCGGTTATTATCGTAAGTCATGGCTTTAGAGGGTATAAGGATTGGGCATTCTGGCCGGATGTGACGAGCCGTTTGGCGGAAGAGGGCTTCTATGCGGTCAGCTACAATTTCTCGCGTATTGCTGCCAGGGAAGATGGCTTGGAGGAAGCTTCGATCGCGGCCGCAGCAACCTTCTCCCAGGAGCTTGACGATTTGGAGACGGTGCTTCGCGCGGTATTGAACGGCGATTTGCCGCAGGCTCAAGCGGCTGACCGGGCAAAGGTCGGGCTGCTTGGGCACAGCAGAGCAGGGGGAAGCAGCATCCTGACTGCCGGCGAGAAGCCGGAACAAATAGCCGCATTGGCAGTGTGGAACGGAGGACCTCCTCCATCCCGCCAGCTGCCGGCCGGCGAAACCGTCAGCCTGCTGGATCTGACGGTCCAGGAGGATTGGCAGAGGAATGAAGCGCGATTTAACATACGCGAAGCTTTTACCGGTCTGCAGCTTCCAGCCTTGATTGTGCAGGGAGACCTGGATCGGGAGCCGCTGCTGGAGCAGCTGCGCTACTTCCAAGAAGAAGCTCCGCATCAGCAATATGTGCTGGTGCAAGGAGCCGACCATACCTTTAATACGGTACATCCGTATGGAGGGGCAAACGCGCAGCTGCAAACGGCGCTGCAAGCTACGATCAGCTTTTTTGCGGAGAAGCTGAAATGA
- a CDS encoding ABC transporter substrate-binding protein: MSREKQRGLRGPVRLALIAVLIMATAWLQACGANNSSNGNAKDSANAGASASTGTETAAAADKNSKVPAVLNYGYIGSNDKNLPGGAEGWGFYKGIIQAELKKYGIEEVKLTGFPNGPDQTESLISGRLDFGGLGDTPAIIAAASGAKTRLINQTNITNVGYLISGPNGPKTVEELKGKTIAIQKGSYMHRYVVGLLKQAGVKDYKLVHMLAPDGQAALARGDVDAMTNSGFNAEKQLAQGYTLIDDSTRHPELHGTSVTVVSESYLEKFPDFPKVWNEARQKAIEDLKQHEDEYYQFIADLNKTTVELAKKISPISYITEEPFPAEGITRITGTKDFLVEEGLAKKDYKIEDWEVK; this comes from the coding sequence ATGAGCAGAGAAAAACAAAGAGGATTACGCGGGCCGGTTAGACTAGCGCTGATCGCGGTGCTGATTATGGCAACGGCATGGCTGCAGGCATGCGGAGCTAACAATAGCTCGAATGGGAACGCGAAGGACAGCGCCAATGCCGGCGCCAGCGCATCAACGGGCACGGAGACGGCAGCCGCCGCGGACAAGAACAGCAAGGTTCCGGCCGTTCTCAACTACGGTTACATCGGAAGCAATGATAAGAATCTTCCCGGCGGAGCGGAGGGCTGGGGCTTTTATAAAGGCATCATTCAAGCGGAACTGAAAAAATACGGCATCGAAGAAGTGAAGCTGACGGGCTTCCCGAACGGTCCGGACCAGACGGAATCGCTGATCAGCGGACGGCTTGATTTTGGCGGCTTGGGGGACACGCCTGCGATTATTGCGGCAGCTTCCGGAGCGAAGACAAGACTGATCAATCAAACGAACATAACGAATGTCGGCTATTTAATCTCGGGTCCTAACGGACCAAAGACGGTCGAAGAGCTGAAGGGCAAGACGATTGCGATTCAAAAAGGCTCCTACATGCACCGTTACGTTGTTGGTCTGCTGAAGCAGGCAGGGGTAAAGGACTATAAGCTGGTCCATATGCTTGCTCCCGACGGTCAGGCGGCGCTTGCCCGGGGCGATGTGGACGCGATGACGAACTCCGGTTTTAACGCGGAGAAGCAGTTGGCGCAGGGTTATACGTTGATCGACGATTCCACCAGGCATCCCGAGCTGCACGGAACAAGCGTAACGGTTGTCTCGGAGAGCTACCTGGAGAAGTTCCCGGATTTCCCGAAGGTGTGGAATGAAGCGCGCCAGAAGGCCATCGAGGATTTGAAGCAGCATGAGGACGAGTATTATCAGTTCATCGCCGATCTGAACAAGACAACGGTTGAGCTGGCGAAGAAGATCAGCCCGATCAGCTACATTACGGAAGAGCCGTTCCCGGCGGAAGGAATTACCCGGATTACGGGGACGAAGGACTTCCTTGTCGAGGAAGGGCTGGCGAAGAAGGATTACAAGATCGAGGATTGGGAAGTGAAGTAA
- a CDS encoding 4Fe-4S dicluster domain-containing protein — protein sequence MIEVVSESRCVSCNQCVSVCPTNVFDRGDDGIPVIARQDDCQTCFMCELYCPVDALYVAPDSEQVIGISEEEAEQQGLLGGYREKVGWGKGRTPVASHDYMYRLSQYAKF from the coding sequence ATGATTGAGGTTGTCAGCGAGAGCCGGTGCGTGTCCTGCAATCAATGCGTATCGGTATGCCCAACGAACGTATTCGACCGGGGCGATGACGGGATTCCCGTCATCGCCAGGCAGGACGACTGCCAGACCTGCTTTATGTGCGAGCTGTACTGCCCGGTTGACGCGTTGTACGTTGCGCCGGATTCGGAGCAGGTTATCGGCATTTCGGAAGAGGAAGCCGAGCAGCAAGGCTTGCTTGGAGGATACCGGGAAAAGGTCGGCTGGGGCAAAGGCAGGACGCCTGTCGCTTCGCATGACTATATGTACCGGTTATCCCAGTACGCAAAATTTTAA
- a CDS encoding FAD-binding protein, translating to MSIFMPNGAIQLQADVLVIGGGPAGTWAAITAASQGAKVILADKGYCGSSGATAPSGTGVWYVKPEDRLREEAKASRYEMGGRLAEHRWMDRVLDRTYENMNRLGHAGYPFPKDDDGELHKRGLQGPEYMRLMRKLVKKAGVKILDHSPALELLVDEHGVGGASGVQTQTGDAWTVHAGAVVIATGGCAFLSKALGCNVLTGDGYLLAAETGAQLSGMEFSNAYAISPTFSSVTKTAYYSYASFYYEDGTPVEGAGSKRGRSIIARKLLEGRQVYAKLDLAPEEIKPLLRVNQTNFFLPFDRRGIDPFSDLFPVTLRLEGTVRGTGGIRITDETCATSVPGLYAAGDAATRELICGGFTGGGSHNAAWAMSSGSFAGEGAAAYAKKLGEHAAGRKLQSASTSVITSSAAASSSKTEEIVRAVQEEVAPYDRNLFRTEQGLKGSLQRLDGLWKEQRNQAVERSAGGVKAREAQAMTATARWMYNSALARTETRGMHKREDFPTQDAGQHYRLISGGLDQVWVKPEAVNEEARTEKEVVAP from the coding sequence ATGTCGATATTCATGCCAAACGGTGCAATTCAATTGCAAGCGGATGTTCTTGTTATCGGAGGCGGGCCCGCGGGGACGTGGGCGGCCATCACGGCGGCTTCGCAAGGCGCCAAGGTTATTCTGGCAGACAAAGGATATTGCGGCTCAAGCGGAGCGACGGCACCTTCGGGCACCGGCGTCTGGTATGTGAAGCCGGAGGATCGGCTGCGCGAGGAAGCAAAGGCCAGCCGTTACGAAATGGGCGGCCGGCTTGCCGAGCACCGCTGGATGGACCGGGTGCTTGACCGGACGTACGAGAATATGAACCGGCTTGGCCATGCCGGATATCCTTTTCCGAAGGATGATGACGGCGAGCTTCACAAGCGGGGACTTCAAGGTCCCGAATATATGCGCCTGATGCGCAAGCTGGTGAAGAAGGCGGGAGTCAAAATTTTGGATCATAGTCCCGCCCTCGAGCTGCTTGTGGACGAACACGGCGTTGGAGGCGCATCCGGCGTGCAAACGCAAACCGGCGATGCCTGGACGGTGCATGCCGGAGCCGTTGTGATCGCAACCGGCGGCTGCGCCTTCTTAAGCAAGGCGCTTGGCTGCAACGTGCTGACCGGTGACGGTTACTTGCTTGCGGCGGAGACTGGCGCTCAGCTGTCGGGCATGGAATTCTCGAACGCGTATGCGATTAGTCCGACTTTTTCTTCGGTTACGAAAACCGCCTACTACTCCTACGCTTCCTTCTATTATGAGGACGGAACGCCGGTAGAGGGAGCAGGCTCGAAGCGCGGACGCTCCATTATTGCCCGCAAGCTGCTGGAAGGCCGCCAGGTGTACGCAAAGCTGGATCTTGCTCCGGAAGAGATCAAGCCGCTGCTGCGGGTGAACCAGACGAACTTCTTCCTGCCGTTCGACCGCCGCGGAATTGATCCGTTCAGCGATTTATTCCCGGTAACGCTGAGGCTGGAAGGCACCGTCCGCGGAACAGGCGGTATCCGCATTACCGACGAGACCTGCGCCACTTCGGTGCCTGGCCTCTATGCGGCTGGCGATGCGGCAACACGCGAGCTGATCTGCGGCGGTTTTACCGGCGGCGGCAGTCATAACGCGGCATGGGCGATGTCCTCCGGTTCTTTTGCCGGAGAAGGCGCGGCCGCGTATGCGAAAAAGCTTGGCGAGCATGCGGCGGGCCGCAAGCTGCAAAGTGCTTCCACTTCCGTTATTACGAGTTCGGCTGCAGCGTCTTCTTCCAAGACGGAGGAGATTGTCCGTGCCGTGCAGGAGGAGGTAGCGCCGTACGACCGCAACTTGTTCCGAACCGAGCAAGGGCTGAAGGGTTCGCTGCAGCGGCTTGACGGACTGTGGAAGGAGCAGCGGAATCAGGCGGTGGAGCGTTCGGCAGGCGGGGTGAAGGCACGCGAAGCGCAAGCGATGACCGCAACCGCAAGATGGATGTACAATTCCGCGCTTGCCCGGACGGAGACCCGCGGCATGCACAAGCGCGAAGACTTCCCAACGCAGGATGCCGGCCAGCATTACCGGCTTATCAGCGGCGGATTGGATCAAGTGTGGGTGAAACCGGAAGCCGTCAATGAAGAAGCGCGTACCGAGAAGGAGGTTGTTGCACCATGA
- a CDS encoding ABC transporter permease: MSNSLEAVVSPQAAPEAGLAGGERAAGKGTAKRKRRWSTKLAAAILKDIAIGAAIPAVLLVLWQIAASAGYISPMFMPSPASILQAFGTLATSENLLHHLLVSMGRAGLGFLIGGAAGLLFGLLTGLFRKAQYLLDPSLQVLRLVPHLAIAPLIILWFGFGETSKIAIIVSGSFFPLYINTFLGIRNVDNKLFEVSRILGFSPLKRLTRLILPAALPDILIGVRISLAVSWIGLVVAELIGSRSGIGFLINEAKQNSETSVIFVGIIIFAVIGKLIDSIMKSVEIRWLNWRDSYKG; the protein is encoded by the coding sequence ATGAGCAATTCACTCGAAGCGGTTGTATCTCCTCAAGCGGCACCGGAAGCGGGGTTAGCCGGAGGGGAGAGGGCCGCGGGAAAAGGAACTGCAAAGCGTAAGCGGCGTTGGTCAACCAAGCTTGCGGCAGCCATCCTGAAAGACATTGCCATAGGGGCGGCTATTCCGGCCGTGCTTCTTGTATTGTGGCAGATCGCCGCTTCGGCCGGGTATATCTCGCCTATGTTTATGCCGTCGCCGGCCTCGATTCTTCAAGCATTCGGGACGCTGGCCACCTCGGAAAATCTCCTTCATCATCTGCTCGTCAGCATGGGGCGGGCCGGTCTGGGTTTTCTGATCGGAGGGGCGGCGGGACTTCTGTTCGGATTACTGACAGGGCTGTTCCGGAAAGCTCAATACCTGCTTGATCCAAGCCTCCAAGTGTTACGGCTTGTCCCGCATCTCGCCATTGCTCCGCTTATTATCCTGTGGTTTGGTTTCGGGGAAACGTCCAAAATCGCCATTATCGTATCCGGCTCGTTTTTCCCCCTTTATATCAACACGTTCCTAGGCATCCGCAATGTGGACAATAAGCTGTTTGAAGTATCGCGCATTCTGGGCTTCAGTCCGCTCAAGCGGCTGACCCGGCTGATCCTTCCGGCTGCGCTTCCCGATATTCTGATCGGTGTGCGAATCTCGCTTGCGGTATCCTGGATTGGGCTTGTCGTAGCGGAGCTGATCGGCTCCCGGTCCGGTATTGGCTTCCTTATCAATGAGGCCAAACAGAACTCGGAAACCTCCGTTATTTTCGTTGGCATTATTATATTCGCGGTAATCGGCAAGCTGATTGATTCCATCATGAAGAGCGTTGAGATTCGCTGGCTGAACTGGCGCGACAGCTATAAGGGCTAA
- a CDS encoding ABC transporter permease gives MSSQTAAAGRTPGKLTLTGLALVFPVTLLVLWQVLGHYGYISELLFPTPYAIVEAGVSLASSGDLWSNIQISVTRVLLGFALGGSLALLFGIAVGLFRRTEKLLDPTIQMIRMIPSLAVVPLFILWFGIGEESKVLLIAKSAFFPLYINTFLGIRNVDNKLFEVARVLGFSRLKQITRLILPAALPNIILGARLSIGLSWLGLVVAELIASTSGIGYMMSDARQFADTPVVFVGIFIFAVLGLFTDTLLALIERRLLRWKDRYNG, from the coding sequence ATGAGCAGTCAAACTGCGGCAGCGGGGAGAACGCCGGGCAAGCTGACGTTAACGGGGCTGGCTCTTGTATTTCCGGTAACGCTGCTGGTCTTATGGCAGGTGCTTGGGCATTACGGCTATATATCGGAGCTGCTGTTCCCGACTCCTTATGCGATTGTGGAGGCCGGAGTCTCCCTGGCATCGTCAGGCGACCTATGGTCGAATATCCAGATCAGCGTGACGAGGGTTTTGCTGGGTTTTGCGCTTGGAGGCTCGCTGGCCTTGCTGTTCGGCATTGCGGTTGGCTTGTTCCGACGGACGGAAAAGCTGCTTGATCCCACGATTCAGATGATCCGGATGATCCCAAGCCTTGCCGTTGTGCCATTGTTTATTTTATGGTTCGGCATCGGCGAGGAATCGAAAGTGCTGCTGATTGCCAAAAGCGCCTTTTTCCCGCTGTACATCAATACGTTCCTCGGAATCCGCAATGTGGACAACAAGCTGTTCGAAGTAGCCAGAGTGCTGGGCTTTAGCCGCTTGAAGCAGATCACAAGGCTGATCCTGCCGGCGGCTCTGCCGAATATTATTCTGGGAGCACGCTTGTCGATCGGGTTATCCTGGCTTGGCCTGGTTGTTGCGGAGCTGATTGCCTCAACCTCCGGGATCGGTTACATGATGTCGGATGCCAGGCAGTTTGCGGATACGCCGGTGGTCTTCGTAGGAATCTTTATCTTCGCCGTTCTTGGGCTGTTCACAGACACGCTGCTCGCCTTGATCGAGCGCCGGCTGCTCAGATGGAAGGACCGTTACAACGGCTAG
- a CDS encoding MDR family MFS transporter, with the protein MNTSSSQNVRFWPIMIAIFFGAFLSILGISTINVALTIFMQDFHSDLSTVQWTLTGFMLSLGTIAPLSGYLGEKFGYKNVYLYAMIGFVIFSLLCGFSWNAGSLIAFRIIQGIFTGLVMPATMTIIFQIIPKEKQPFAVSIWGLSGMLAPAFGPTLSGWLIQQFDWRWIFFMNVPIGIVAILFIIAMIPDVRIGTAKVLDKLGLTTVVLSSVALLLALSEGRQWGWDSAKVLGLFGLGAVMLVLFIWHELRTQNPLLNLRVFGNYRFSITLVANTIITISLYSGTLLVPLFLQNVQQITPMDTGLILLPSSLVMALAMPIAGKLYPRVGAKWMTIGGLVLIIFGSYEMTHLHTDSSHFYVIFWMAVRNLGVSFAAAATSTAGMEEIPPQMVGHASSVTNWVRNVGGSFAIALFTSLLASHTITHVSDLTQAGTENAKIIPLFAFTLSVNDVFTIATYIAVIAIPFTLIIRKQAKRSKNAAAAA; encoded by the coding sequence ATGAATACATCATCCAGCCAGAATGTCCGGTTCTGGCCGATTATGATTGCCATATTTTTTGGCGCCTTCCTGAGCATTCTCGGGATCAGCACCATTAATGTCGCGCTTACGATCTTTATGCAGGATTTCCACTCGGACCTGAGCACGGTGCAGTGGACCTTAACGGGCTTTATGCTTTCCTTGGGGACGATCGCGCCGTTGTCGGGTTATTTGGGGGAAAAATTCGGCTACAAGAACGTCTATCTATATGCCATGATCGGGTTTGTTATTTTCTCCTTATTGTGCGGCTTTTCTTGGAATGCCGGTTCGCTGATTGCTTTCCGGATTATCCAGGGCATCTTTACGGGGCTTGTCATGCCTGCGACCATGACCATTATTTTTCAGATCATTCCGAAGGAAAAACAGCCGTTTGCCGTTAGCATCTGGGGTTTGTCCGGCATGCTTGCGCCGGCATTTGGCCCTACGCTCAGCGGCTGGCTCATTCAGCAGTTCGACTGGCGCTGGATTTTCTTTATGAACGTGCCTATCGGCATCGTGGCGATCCTGTTTATTATCGCGATGATTCCGGATGTTAGAATCGGAACGGCTAAGGTTCTGGATAAGCTTGGCCTTACTACCGTTGTGCTCAGCAGCGTAGCGCTGCTGCTTGCCCTGAGCGAAGGGCGGCAATGGGGCTGGGATTCCGCGAAAGTGCTAGGCCTGTTTGGTCTGGGAGCGGTTATGCTGGTGCTCTTTATCTGGCATGAGCTTAGAACGCAGAATCCATTGCTTAACCTGAGAGTATTCGGCAACTACCGCTTCTCGATTACGCTGGTAGCCAACACGATTATTACGATCAGCTTGTATTCGGGCACCTTGCTTGTTCCGTTATTCCTGCAAAACGTGCAGCAAATTACGCCGATGGACACGGGGCTTATTCTGCTTCCTTCGTCTCTTGTCATGGCGCTGGCTATGCCGATCGCCGGCAAGCTGTATCCGCGCGTTGGCGCGAAATGGATGACGATCGGCGGACTGGTGCTTATTATTTTCGGCAGCTACGAGATGACTCATCTCCATACGGACAGCTCGCATTTTTACGTGATTTTCTGGATGGCGGTCCGTAACCTTGGCGTATCGTTTGCCGCTGCGGCAACAAGCACGGCCGGCATGGAAGAAATTCCGCCGCAAATGGTAGGGCATGCATCCTCGGTAACCAACTGGGTGCGTAACGTAGGCGGCTCCTTTGCAATCGCCTTGTTCACCTCGCTGCTGGCTTCCCATACCATTACGCATGTGTCGGATCTGACCCAAGCCGGTACGGAAAACGCCAAAATCATTCCGCTGTTTGCCTTTACGCTTAGCGTCAATGACGTCTTTACGATTGCGACTTACATCGCGGTTATCGCGATTCCGTTCACTCTTATCATCCGCAAACAAGCGAAACGCTCCAAAAACGCTGCAGCTGCAGCTTAA
- a CDS encoding TetR/AcrR family transcriptional regulator has protein sequence MDTTGETQNCRYTDETTKNKYVAKLLHPIKSNGFQGLRMDDIAKAMDLSKATLYKYFPSRDEIIERLTALYIKYVVCDEAKLMEGSPEAYIKGFQSTFSQTLIIANYGTEPFFQDLREIYPQLLASIEVSISDRNGRLRAFYERGMAEGYMNDLNAMLIILQDELMFQKLLDPHYLMRHNLTLRGAIWDYYQIKKQQLFKPGVLAQINDEAMSEKVDSLVRKITYGVS, from the coding sequence ATGGATACAACGGGTGAAACGCAAAACTGCCGATATACCGATGAAACGACTAAAAACAAATATGTCGCCAAGCTGTTGCATCCCATAAAGTCAAACGGCTTTCAGGGACTTCGCATGGATGACATCGCCAAAGCGATGGATCTGTCCAAAGCGACATTATATAAATACTTTCCTTCCCGCGACGAGATCATTGAGCGGCTGACAGCCCTTTATATCAAATATGTAGTTTGCGATGAAGCAAAGCTGATGGAAGGAAGCCCCGAGGCTTATATCAAGGGCTTCCAGTCCACCTTCTCGCAGACGCTTATTATTGCGAACTACGGTACGGAGCCCTTTTTCCAGGATTTGCGCGAAATCTATCCGCAGTTGCTGGCCTCGATCGAAGTATCGATCAGTGACCGCAACGGCCGGCTGCGGGCGTTCTACGAGCGGGGAATGGCCGAAGGGTATATGAACGATTTGAATGCGATGCTTATTATCCTGCAAGACGAGCTCATGTTCCAGAAGCTGCTCGATCCGCATTATTTGATGAGACACAACCTCACGCTTCGGGGCGCCATCTGGGACTACTACCAGATCAAGAAGCAGCAGCTGTTCAAGCCTGGCGTGCTCGCCCAGATTAACGATGAAGCGATGTCGGAAAAGGTGGATTCCCTGGTTCGGAAAATCACGTACGGCGTATCTTAA
- a CDS encoding SdpI family protein: MNETTNQTTRWGRQDWILLIVNAVIFGIVILVFNHRLPDVVGSHYNVKGEQDGTMAKSGMWLLYAGIGIALPVFLSVVRNVDPRRQNYARFSEYYTLMRWTISLFIHGVFVLMILQNLDYDLPFVNIVFGGLGIMWMIIGNRMGQLRSNFFMGIRTPWTITDENNWRSTHRLGGRLWVVAGILMLLGACLLSAKWLIAVLIASMVLSVVIPYLYSYLLYAGAKKKS, encoded by the coding sequence ATGAACGAAACAACGAATCAGACCACACGTTGGGGCAGGCAAGACTGGATTTTGCTCATCGTTAATGCGGTTATTTTTGGAATCGTAATTCTCGTGTTTAACCATCGTCTTCCGGATGTCGTTGGAAGCCACTACAATGTCAAAGGCGAGCAGGACGGCACAATGGCCAAATCGGGCATGTGGCTCTTGTACGCGGGTATCGGAATCGCGCTGCCCGTCTTTCTATCGGTCGTCCGAAATGTCGATCCGCGCCGTCAGAACTATGCCCGGTTCAGCGAGTATTACACGTTGATGCGGTGGACGATCAGCTTGTTTATCCACGGGGTGTTTGTGCTGATGATTCTGCAAAATCTCGATTACGATCTGCCGTTTGTCAATATCGTGTTTGGCGGCCTCGGCATTATGTGGATGATCATTGGCAACCGGATGGGACAGCTTCGCAGCAATTTCTTTATGGGGATCCGGACGCCGTGGACGATCACGGATGAGAATAACTGGCGCAGCACGCATCGGCTGGGCGGAAGATTATGGGTAGTTGCGGGGATTCTGATGCTATTGGGAGCATGCCTGTTATCAGCCAAGTGGCTGATTGCGGTTCTAATCGCAAGTATGGTACTAAGCGTCGTTATCCCGTATCTGTACTCGTATCTCTTGTATGCGGGTGCGAAAAAGAAATCGTAA
- a CDS encoding autorepressor SdpR family transcription factor, whose amino-acid sequence MNDAFKALSDPTRRQILQMLREQDLSAGQIADHFNISKPSISHHLNLLKQAKLVTEERQGQNRVYSLNMTVVQEAMGWFLGILGTKGD is encoded by the coding sequence TTGAATGATGCTTTTAAGGCGTTGTCGGATCCGACAAGACGGCAGATCCTTCAAATGCTGAGGGAACAGGATCTGTCCGCCGGACAAATCGCCGACCATTTTAATATTTCCAAGCCAAGCATTTCCCATCATTTGAATTTGCTGAAGCAAGCCAAGCTAGTGACTGAAGAACGACAGGGACAAAACCGGGTGTACTCACTGAACATGACCGTTGTGCAGGAAGCAATGGGCTGGTTCCTCGGCATACTCGGAACGAAAGGGGACTGA
- a CDS encoding TetR family transcriptional regulator: MNKKQKQPQISEDKILEASWELLGEEGMEKFSMRRLADRLGIQAPSLYWYFKSKQNLYQRLANQVSKIILEEFHSDGDWKGQLAGLAVTVRIVLRRYPCSTQLMMMTLPHEPDIIRFTNRMLLCVESTPLDQEQKLQAILTVMNYVFYFVLDDYEHQRNVTAILMEQGEMPSGEMMDLLDSMSETDAGLFRRMFKNGLFELMGTDGAFEFGLKLILSGIEQVIKEQETAR, translated from the coding sequence ATGAATAAGAAGCAGAAGCAGCCTCAGATTTCGGAGGATAAGATTTTGGAAGCCTCGTGGGAGCTTCTTGGGGAAGAGGGCATGGAGAAGTTCAGCATGAGACGACTAGCCGACCGGCTAGGTATTCAGGCTCCTTCTCTATACTGGTATTTCAAGAGCAAGCAGAATCTTTATCAGCGACTGGCCAACCAGGTATCGAAGATTATATTGGAGGAATTTCACTCTGACGGTGACTGGAAGGGGCAGCTCGCGGGGCTTGCGGTAACGGTACGCATTGTGCTCCGAAGATACCCTTGTTCTACGCAGCTTATGATGATGACGCTTCCCCACGAACCGGACATCATCCGGTTCACCAACCGTATGCTGCTATGCGTGGAATCGACGCCGCTTGACCAAGAGCAGAAACTACAAGCTATTCTTACGGTTATGAACTATGTTTTCTACTTCGTTCTGGATGATTACGAGCATCAGCGCAATGTCACCGCTATTCTTATGGAGCAGGGAGAGATGCCAAGCGGGGAGATGATGGATCTTCTCGACTCGATGAGCGAGACGGATGCGGGACTGTTCCGGAGGATGTTCAAGAACGGGCTGTTCGAGCTGATGGGGACTGATGGAGCGTTTGAGTTCGGCTTGAAGCTGATTCTGTCGGGAATCGAGCAGGTGATTAAAGAACAGGAGACGGCGCGTTAA